The sequence below is a genomic window from Mytilus edulis chromosome 2, xbMytEdul2.2, whole genome shotgun sequence.
atggttctccaattcagaaaaaaaaaaatagatctttctagtatataaagtaaaccttgaaactggaatgtctataggacacatttaaaattgcaacaaGACAGTTGAagatgtgtgtttagaagcagtttcgtagtGGACTAATGTTCCCTACGAAACagtaaacaaattatgaaaataatatcattttaaagagtatttaagattcCACTTTTTGTTTGCAAACgcgtctataatagaggtattcaataTAACTCTTGAATTAAATtatagacaagttgattttccatgtTTTAAGGTCTAAAAGtcacgcttttattgaaaaacgcccatctAGGTCAAACATGTCAATTTGTCAATACATTACAGTCACAATAactgaattagtaacaacatgagCATCATTTAAGAATTTGGAAGTGTTTTTAaattaagttaatgaaatatattaaatgcatgccaatttaataaaatttattattctgcagtagtcaatatacgcatgtgcaaacaaattttattggatatatATAGAGCATGGGTTTTTTTCACAAAGCagaagaagcacgtcatattagaattgcaGATAACTGAAAATCTAGATTGGGGCTTAAACTGATCAGACATTGACCGGGACAACCAGTACATGTAATAGCTACAAAGCCCGGGACAGCCGATAAGTGACCCGCCCCGACGTTTCCAGGCTTATAGCGGTAAACGTCATAAAGAGAAAACGTCGATGTAAAGTAACGTAATCGGGGCACCTGTTATTGAATGTCCATATCTATATCATGCGGTAAATTAAAGTTTCTTTTCTTTATGACTTGgaaactgaattaaaattattcaaTTGTTTAGTTATTAAAGCTACAATAACATTTTGattactgaataaaaaaaaatgacccccCTTAAGGCTTtccaaaaaatataatagatgaatatatatatctgtgAAAATAACAAAGATAACCAGTATTCTATTATTTCGAAGAATCTAGCAAAACTTCTCTTTGTGTTCAGAAAATTTATGTACTTCATGCAAATGCAACAAAACTCATTTTGTCCCTGGTATCTCCATTATATAGCTAttcacataaatataaatatcgaAATATCGTGAGTTAAAGGCCTTATGCAAATTCCCACTAATGAAGAGCTTTAAGAGAGAGAAACCCCTATTTGTACTCAttgtgtcttttgttttgttttctgttatgtTTTTTTCCCCCCGTTTTTGAAGCGTAAGCTCTGTTTGATTGCTCAGACTTAActgttctttttgttttttccCGGAATAAATCCGCATTTAATACCGATAATGAGCTTGAAATTAGTTTTATACTGTTACTGTACGTGTACAAATGCAACGTTGTTGCGGAATGACTAGACCGTAAATCAGTTTAATCAAGGTTACGAAacagaaaataacatttttggaTACCAAACCACAACTCAGTATCTTTACAATGGCATCTCGATATAAATTGTTCCTCAGACTTTGCTCAGAATGGCCAGTTGATATATCGAAGACGGATCGTGATCTAGGTACATATATTCGAAAAGTTGTAGGTGAACGATTCAAACTTGGAGAAGCCTCACAGATCGACGAAAAGGATTGTAAAAGACAATATGATGCACTACAAAAAATAAACACAGACTATTATAAAACGAAATATGAGATCACACTAAGGAAAGGATCTACCGGTTTGTCAGCAGATGAATTGCATGATCATTTATCCACACAATCTATGGAAGCAATGTCGAGAGAGGAAGGGATATTCACAAGAATGAAAAAATCCTTGGAGTAGGATATATATTAATGTAGCATGTTATCAGTCTCAAGTCGATAAACTATATGGACAGGagtatttatatttcaaagaaaGTGCATTAGGCCTTGGCCTTCTGTAGTTGTGATCTTTAGCATACATGTAAGCTTGAATAACATTTTAACTGTTTAATGTAAGATGCTTTGATGGTGATTCTGATCAAACCTTCATGTGTTCTACTCAGCATGATTAAtgcattttgtgaaaataaaaatcatcttaaacatgttaaatttttGCTGTGTTCCTGTCCATTTACAACCATGATCATATTTAAAGCAGACCGGTGATACCAGATGTTCATCATTCTAGTCACTTATTTCAGTTTAATATTCATATGCTGATCCATGGGgaaacctcccccccccccttttcgccAGAAAAAtcttgttgattatatagggaatcactggagcaggACTGGAGCACCCCCTTACTTCATTAAGGTCATTCAGCCCTCCCTCCCCACCTTTTCTTGATACACCACTCATGTTCACTGCCCATACATTAATGATTATTTAgatatatgtacatgtagctaaggatagttatataaattaaatgttttttaatgattttcacaGAAACTCATAAAATTGttggaagtttttttttcataaacatttattattatgatatacatatatatgcatgtagATCCATATCTACTTATATACATGCTCTGTACAATGTATGTAAGCATAATTTTGTTGTCCtccattaaattttcaaaattcttctTTTTAGTCCCCATCCAACAAAGTCGAAGgagactttaggtttgcactctgtccgtctgtctgtccatctgtcagtccggcaaatcagttttccacactttttttctttgttcttgaagatattgatatTTAGTTTAAAGTTTAATCATGACAAGTTAAAGataa
It includes:
- the LOC139511040 gene encoding ubiquinol-cytochrome c reductase complex assembly factor 2-like; this translates as MASRYKLFLRLCSEWPVDISKTDRDLGTYIRKVVGERFKLGEASQIDEKDCKRQYDALQKINTDYYKTKYEITLRKGSTGLSADELHDHLSTQSMEAMSREEGIFTRMKKSLE